In Luteolibacter arcticus, the following proteins share a genomic window:
- a CDS encoding non-ribosomal peptide synthetase has protein sequence MSDTPHDLDATQAPESAEVLAFPASVAQQVFWYLELLQPDVTAFNIPMRFRLEGPLDTGLLEQSLRTIVERHESLRTHFEEEQGELLQIVSPHAIFKFPIHDVSHLPEGERQTEADRLGSIEAQRPFHLATGPVFRAELVRLSPSVHILHVTVHHAMFDGSSMTVLTEELADIYQAYHEGKECPLEMPPIQYGDYSVWQKDFLEGPEVAKQLAFWKDRLAGMAELDLPTDRPRPAAKSWSGDLISSLLPRELTGRLQAIAARNGATLYHLLLAAYKVLLHRYSGMTDIAVGSPITGRTRAEVERLIGVFINSLVLRSDLSGDPSFESLVCQVRDHALAAVENQDLPFECLVRALKPNRDPSRNPLFQVNFTHQRSFAKAGTFGGVELIPIPSRSPGAIFDLHFFMVERAEGWRVTCDFSTDLYDHATARRMLGHYQQLLESIAEAPTRKLSALEILTFDEKETILSKWSRNGTTGNAEIIPPDQAQATIPAWFMETARNHPSRTALVFGEETATYAQLHAEATTVAARLIEAGVKPGDLVALCSKPSPEMITGLLGILLAGGAYVPLDPDYPAQRFALLLEESGARVGLATPGLGFSFGEWNGHLLEIPKFGSATPVDLPEFLLTAEHPAYLLFTSGSTGKPKGVLVPHRGVTRLVRDNGFMPITASDVFLQAAPLSFDASTLEIWGPLLNGGTLVIPSKGTGLDEIATAVREQGVTTLWLTAGLFQVMIEEHADSLKGLRYLLAGGDVLSVSHVRQALSTLPDTTLINGYGPTENTTFTTCHVIRPEDCERPSIPIGRPISRTTAFIFDELGRILPGGIPGELFTGGDGLALGYQGDSALTADKFVEHSVHGRLYRTGDLCRWLADGTIEFIGRRDHQVKVRGFRIELGEIETVLASHPEVRQAKVAVRGDTAETKRILAWAVSEEGSLMDAAKLDAWLSSKLPSFLHPDGVMLVDSFPITANGKIDTASLPDPAKGSGEPRRFSPPQGETEKRLAALWSELLDVSEIGRDEDFFALGGHSLMALRLFSRVSKEFGRSLPLAALLSHPTVARLASLLAPEVEPVAKSGKKGHLVTLSDRGNPPPLFCIHGGDGGVIFYRGLAERMTGEYPIHAIEALSLSNSSPITESSVEETAAAYVKELLAVHPEGPFRLAGYSFGGVVAHEMACQLVEQGHAVEFLGLFDTHNPTAPGKRYSLPGRLGAFWQQQDDLPLPAKLERLRERIAEGISVHRQVKKEVVEAMTMGPAEAHSDLRRVQVREENWRAMQAYKPRLYPGPITLFKALTPSDKVEWPADYGWTALAGGGLRIVPVPGRHLTLFDDKNVGPLAKALEDVLQPTVIA, from the coding sequence ATGAGCGATACCCCTCACGACCTCGATGCGACCCAAGCGCCCGAGTCCGCGGAGGTACTGGCCTTTCCTGCGTCAGTCGCCCAGCAGGTATTCTGGTATCTGGAGCTGCTGCAGCCGGACGTCACCGCGTTCAACATCCCGATGCGGTTCCGTCTGGAGGGACCGCTCGACACCGGTCTGTTAGAGCAATCTCTCCGCACGATCGTCGAGCGCCACGAGTCGCTGCGCACTCATTTCGAGGAGGAGCAAGGCGAGCTGCTGCAAATCGTTTCTCCCCACGCGATTTTCAAGTTCCCGATTCACGACGTCTCCCATCTGCCTGAAGGCGAGCGCCAGACAGAAGCCGACCGGCTCGGCAGCATCGAAGCACAGCGGCCCTTCCATCTTGCGACCGGTCCGGTGTTCCGGGCGGAGCTGGTGAGGCTTTCGCCGAGCGTGCACATCCTGCACGTCACCGTCCATCACGCGATGTTCGACGGCTCGTCGATGACTGTCCTGACCGAGGAGCTGGCGGACATCTATCAGGCCTATCACGAGGGAAAGGAGTGCCCGCTCGAAATGCCGCCGATCCAGTACGGCGACTACAGCGTGTGGCAAAAGGACTTCCTCGAAGGCCCCGAGGTCGCCAAGCAGCTTGCCTTCTGGAAAGACCGGCTGGCTGGCATGGCCGAGCTCGACCTGCCGACCGACCGGCCGCGCCCCGCGGCGAAGTCGTGGAGTGGCGATCTGATTTCGTCCCTGTTGCCGCGCGAACTGACCGGCCGCCTGCAAGCCATCGCCGCGCGCAACGGGGCGACTCTCTATCACCTGCTGCTCGCGGCGTACAAGGTGCTGCTCCACCGCTACAGCGGGATGACGGACATCGCCGTCGGCTCGCCGATCACCGGTCGCACGCGGGCTGAAGTCGAGCGGCTGATCGGCGTGTTCATCAACTCGCTGGTGCTGCGCAGCGACCTTTCGGGCGATCCCTCTTTTGAAAGCCTCGTCTGCCAGGTGCGCGACCATGCGCTGGCGGCGGTCGAGAACCAGGATCTCCCCTTCGAGTGTCTGGTCCGTGCGTTGAAGCCGAACCGCGACCCGAGCCGCAATCCCCTCTTCCAGGTGAATTTCACGCACCAGCGTTCGTTCGCGAAAGCGGGCACCTTCGGCGGCGTGGAGCTGATCCCGATTCCCTCGCGTTCGCCCGGCGCAATCTTCGACCTGCATTTCTTCATGGTCGAGCGGGCCGAAGGCTGGCGTGTGACCTGCGACTTCAGCACCGACCTCTACGATCACGCCACGGCCCGGCGGATGCTGGGGCACTATCAGCAGTTGCTTGAGAGCATTGCGGAAGCTCCGACCCGCAAGCTCTCGGCGTTGGAAATTCTCACATTCGACGAGAAGGAAACGATCCTCAGCAAGTGGTCCCGAAATGGAACCACTGGGAACGCGGAAATCATTCCGCCAGACCAAGCACAAGCCACGATACCTGCATGGTTCATGGAGACCGCGCGGAACCATCCTTCCCGCACTGCCCTGGTCTTCGGCGAGGAGACGGCCACCTACGCCCAACTCCACGCCGAAGCCACCACCGTTGCGGCACGCCTGATCGAAGCCGGCGTAAAGCCCGGTGACCTGGTCGCCCTCTGCTCGAAACCCTCGCCGGAGATGATCACCGGCCTGCTCGGCATCCTCCTTGCCGGCGGTGCCTACGTGCCGCTCGATCCGGACTATCCGGCGCAACGATTCGCGCTTTTGTTAGAGGAATCCGGTGCACGGGTCGGCCTCGCCACGCCGGGGCTGGGTTTCTCATTCGGCGAGTGGAACGGGCATTTGTTAGAGATCCCGAAGTTCGGCAGCGCGACGCCCGTCGATCTGCCTGAGTTCCTCCTCACGGCCGAGCACCCGGCCTACCTGCTTTTCACCTCCGGCTCCACCGGCAAGCCGAAGGGCGTGCTGGTGCCGCATCGCGGCGTCACCCGACTGGTGCGCGACAACGGCTTCATGCCGATCACCGCCAGCGACGTCTTCCTCCAGGCCGCCCCGCTTTCCTTCGATGCCTCGACGCTTGAAATCTGGGGCCCGCTGCTCAATGGCGGCACCCTCGTCATCCCCTCGAAAGGCACCGGCCTCGACGAGATCGCGACCGCAGTGCGCGAACAAGGTGTGACCACGCTGTGGCTCACCGCGGGCTTGTTCCAAGTGATGATCGAGGAACACGCCGATTCGCTCAAAGGCCTGCGCTACCTGCTCGCCGGCGGCGACGTGCTCTCGGTCTCCCACGTGCGCCAAGCGCTCTCGACGCTGCCAGACACCACCTTGATCAACGGCTACGGACCGACCGAGAACACCACCTTCACCACCTGCCACGTCATCCGACCGGAAGACTGCGAGCGCCCCTCGATCCCCATCGGCCGGCCCATCTCGCGGACGACCGCCTTCATCTTCGATGAACTCGGCCGGATCCTCCCCGGCGGCATACCGGGCGAGCTTTTCACCGGCGGCGACGGATTGGCACTCGGCTACCAAGGTGATTCTGCTCTAACAGCGGACAAGTTCGTCGAGCACTCCGTCCATGGCCGGCTCTATCGCACCGGCGACCTGTGCCGCTGGCTGGCGGATGGCACCATCGAATTCATCGGCCGCCGCGACCATCAGGTGAAAGTACGCGGATTCCGCATCGAGCTCGGCGAGATCGAGACCGTCCTCGCATCGCATCCTGAAGTGCGCCAGGCGAAGGTCGCGGTGCGCGGAGACACCGCCGAGACCAAGCGCATCCTCGCATGGGCCGTCTCGGAGGAAGGCAGCCTGATGGATGCCGCGAAGCTCGACGCATGGCTTTCGTCGAAGCTGCCATCGTTCCTGCATCCGGATGGCGTGATGCTGGTGGACTCGTTTCCGATCACCGCGAATGGCAAGATCGACACCGCCTCGCTGCCTGATCCGGCGAAGGGATCCGGCGAACCGCGTCGTTTCAGTCCACCCCAAGGAGAGACCGAAAAACGGCTCGCCGCGTTGTGGAGCGAGCTGCTCGACGTTTCAGAGATTGGCCGGGATGAAGACTTCTTCGCGCTGGGTGGCCATTCGTTGATGGCACTGCGCCTGTTCTCCCGTGTCTCGAAGGAATTCGGCCGCAGCCTGCCGCTGGCAGCACTGCTCAGCCACCCGACCGTGGCGCGGCTCGCCTCCCTGCTGGCGCCCGAGGTGGAGCCGGTGGCGAAGTCCGGCAAGAAAGGCCATCTGGTCACCCTTTCCGACCGCGGCAATCCCCCACCCCTGTTCTGCATCCACGGCGGCGATGGCGGCGTCATCTTCTACCGCGGCTTGGCCGAGCGGATGACCGGCGAGTACCCGATCCACGCGATCGAGGCCCTGTCCCTGAGCAACAGCAGTCCCATCACCGAATCCAGCGTCGAGGAAACCGCAGCCGCCTACGTGAAGGAACTGTTGGCGGTGCATCCCGAAGGCCCGTTCCGCTTGGCGGGTTACTCGTTTGGCGGCGTGGTGGCGCACGAGATGGCGTGCCAGCTCGTCGAGCAGGGACACGCGGTCGAATTTCTTGGCCTCTTCGACACCCACAATCCAACAGCTCCCGGCAAGCGCTACTCGCTGCCGGGGCGACTCGGAGCTTTCTGGCAGCAGCAGGATGACCTGCCGCTGCCCGCGAAGCTGGAGCGTTTGCGAGAACGGATTGCAGAAGGCATTTCCGTTCACCGCCAGGTGAAGAAGGAAGTCGTCGAAGCCATGACCATGGGTCCGGCGGAAGCGCACAGCGATCTGCGCCGCGTCCAGGTCCGGGAGGAAAACTGGCGCGCGATGCAGGCCTACAAGCCCCGCCTCTATCCCGGCCCGATCACGCTCTTCAAAGCCCTGACCCCGAGCGACAAGGTCGAGTGGCCGGCCGACTACGGCTGGACCGCACTGGCCGGCGGAGGCCTGCGAATCGTGCCGGTTCCCGGCCGCCACCTGACGCTTTTCGACGACAAGAACGTCGGTCCGCTCGCGAAGGCCCTGGAGGATGTCCTCCAGCCTACCGTGATCGCGTGA